Proteins from one Haliaeetus albicilla chromosome 4, bHalAlb1.1, whole genome shotgun sequence genomic window:
- the RNF207 gene encoding RING finger protein 207 isoform X3 — MAGGIFSPLGSCSELEKANCHPLVCLLCHEPYQHPCLLDCYHNFCASCLRGRASDGRLRCPLCGHPSVVRGGTGLPPVDRLLQFLVDSSADGEEDVQCANCDRRCAKAELDTMYFCNTCGQPLCAPCREETHRAKMFARHEIVSLSKRTKDIHKKCPLHEEPYIMFSTEKKSMLCINCFRDMQGESRAHCIDIETAYMQGCQRLDQAVMAVKELQTSTREAIVLLKAMIEEVRNSASEEEAAINSLFGRMQEQLSERKKALLKAVQSQHEEKEKAFKEQLAHLASLLPTLQVHLVTCSAFLSSANKAEFLDLGYQLMERLQRIVKLPHRLRPAQTSKINSEYRAEFARCLEPLLMLSPRRSVVGSAGGIGPGIAGTNMLPGGQCSKTLMVPSCPPTGDKMSTGPIVRKPTMHRYISTKVLLAEGRETPFAEHCRNYENTYRMLQTEIQGLKDQVQELHRDLTKHHSLIKTEIMSEILQKSLQMDVQIAAHYSAVEMMRSVFEEVWEETYQRVANEQEIYEAQLHDLLQLRQENSCLTTITKQIAPYVRSIAKVKERLEPRLQEPREPKEEQAQMLLKICDDSKAEPRYLPFPRDALAGGKEGAPASPGEGYVPSSDPGEPSPKSKHCCRGQQKSGAESTAQKELAP, encoded by the exons ATGGCCGGTGGCATTTTCTCCCCACTGGGGAGCTGCTCGGAGCTGGAGAAGGCCAACTGCCACCCGCTGgtctgcctgctctgccacgAGCCCTACCAGCACCCCTGCCTGCTCGACTGCTACCACAACTTCTGTGCCAGCTGCCTGCGGGGCCGCGCCAGCGACGGCCGCCTGCGCTGCCCACTCTGCGG GCACCCCTCGGTGGTGAGGGGGGGCACGGGGCTGCCCCCCGTGGACCGGCTCCTGCAGTTCCTGGTGGACAGCTCGGCCGACGGCGAGGAGGACGTGCAGTGCGCCAACTGCGACCGGCGCTGCGCCAAGGCG GAGCTGGACACCATGTACTTCTGCAACACCTGTGGGCAGCCCCTCTGCGCCCCGTGCCGCGAGGAGACCCACCGTGCCAAGATGTTCGCCCGCCACGAGATTGTCTCCCTCTCCAAGCGCACCAAAGACATCCACAAGAAGTGCC CACTGCACGAGGAGCCCTACATCATGTTCTCCACCGAGAAGAAGTCCATGCTCTGCATCAACTGCTTCAGGGACATGCAGGG GGAGAGCCGAGCGCACTGCATCGACATCGAGACGGCGTACATGCAGGGCTGCCAGCGGCTAGACCAGGCGGTGATG GCCGTGAAGGAGCTGCAGACCTCCACGCGTGAGGCCATCGTCCTCCTCAAGGCCATGATCGAGGAGGTGCGCAACAGTGCCAGCGAGGAGGAGGCGGCCATCAACTCCCTCTTCGGCCGCATGCAG GAACAGCTCTCCGAGAGGAAGAAGGCGCTCCTGAAAGCTGTGCAGAG ccagcacgaggagaaggagaaggcgTTCAAGGAGCAGCTTGCCCACCTCgcctccctgctgcccaccctgcAG GTCCACCTGGTGACCTGCTCGGCATTCCTGAGCTCTGCCAACAAAGCTGAATTCCTGGACCTGGGCTAT CAATTGatggagaggctgcagaggatCGTCAAGCTGCCGCACCGCCTGCGGCCGGCCCAGACCAGCAAG ATTAACAGCGAGTACCGGGCAGAGTTTGCCCGCTGCCTGGAGCCCCTGCTGATGCTCAGCCCCCGTCGCTCCGTGGTGGGCAGCGCCGGCGGCATCGGTCCTGGCATCGCTGGCACGAACAT GCTCCCCGGTGGCCAATGCTCCAAGACCCTCATGGTGCCCAGCTGCCCCCCCACTGGTGATAAAATGTCCACTGGCCCCATCGTGCGGAAGCCGACGATGCACCGGTACATCAGCACCAAGGTCCTGCTGGCTGAGGGGCGCGAAACCCCCTTTGCCGAGCACTGCCGCAACTATGAGAACACCTACCGG ATGCTGCAGACGGAGATCCAAGGCTTGAAGGACCAggtgcaggagctgcaccgTGACCTCACCAAGCACCACTCGCTCATCAAGACAGAGATCATGAGTGAGATCCTGCAGAAGTCCCTGCAGATGGATGTGCAGATCGCAGCTCACTACTCCGCCGTGGAGATGATGCGCAGCGTCTTTGAGGAG GTCTGGGAGGAGACGTACCAGCGGGTGGCAAACGAGCAGGAGATCTACGAAG cccagctccaTGACCTGCTGCAGCTACGGCAGGAGAACAGCTGCCTGACCACCATCACCAAGCAGATCGCGCCCTACGTCCGCTCCATCGCCAAGGTGAAGGAGCGGCTGGAGCCCAG GCTGCAGGAACCCCGGGAGCCCAAGGAGGAACAGGCACAGATGCTGCTCAAGATCTGTGACGACAGCAAAGCGGAGCCAAG GTACCTTCCCTTCCCCAGAGACGCCTTGGCCGGTGGCAAGGAGGGGGCTCCGgccagccctggggagggcTACGTGCCCAGCAGCGACCCCGGAGAGCCCTCCCCAAAAAGCAAACACTGCTGCAGGGGCCAGCAGAAAAGCGGGGCTGAGAGCACCGCCCAGAAAGAGCTTGCACCATAG
- the RNF207 gene encoding RING finger protein 207 isoform X1, protein MAGGIFSPLGSCSELEKANCHPLVCLLCHEPYQHPCLLDCYHNFCASCLRGRASDGRLRCPLCGHPSVVRGGTGLPPVDRLLQFLVDSSADGEEDVQCANCDRRCAKAVRAAGRAGRGPLPGLCPPPATPPATQELDTMYFCNTCGQPLCAPCREETHRAKMFARHEIVSLSKRTKDIHKKCPLHEEPYIMFSTEKKSMLCINCFRDMQGESRAHCIDIETAYMQGCQRLDQAVMAVKELQTSTREAIVLLKAMIEEVRNSASEEEAAINSLFGRMQEQLSERKKALLKAVQSQHEEKEKAFKEQLAHLASLLPTLQVHLVTCSAFLSSANKAEFLDLGYQLMERLQRIVKLPHRLRPAQTSKINSEYRAEFARCLEPLLMLSPRRSVVGSAGGIGPGIAGTNMLPGGQCSKTLMVPSCPPTGDKMSTGPIVRKPTMHRYISTKVLLAEGRETPFAEHCRNYENTYRMLQTEIQGLKDQVQELHRDLTKHHSLIKTEIMSEILQKSLQMDVQIAAHYSAVEMMRSVFEEVWEETYQRVANEQEIYEAQLHDLLQLRQENSCLTTITKQIAPYVRSIAKVKERLEPRLQEPREPKEEQAQMLLKICDDSKAEPRYLPFPRDALAGGKEGAPASPGEGYVPSSDPGEPSPKSKHCCRGQQKSGAESTAQKELAP, encoded by the exons ATGGCCGGTGGCATTTTCTCCCCACTGGGGAGCTGCTCGGAGCTGGAGAAGGCCAACTGCCACCCGCTGgtctgcctgctctgccacgAGCCCTACCAGCACCCCTGCCTGCTCGACTGCTACCACAACTTCTGTGCCAGCTGCCTGCGGGGCCGCGCCAGCGACGGCCGCCTGCGCTGCCCACTCTGCGG GCACCCCTCGGTGGTGAGGGGGGGCACGGGGCTGCCCCCCGTGGACCGGCTCCTGCAGTTCCTGGTGGACAGCTCGGCCGACGGCGAGGAGGACGTGCAGTGCGCCAACTGCGACCGGCGCTGCGCCAAGGCGGTGAGggcagcggggcgggcgggcaggggaCCCCTGCCGGGGCTGTGCCCGCCGCCAGCCACCCCCCCCGCCACGCAGGAGCTGGACACCATGTACTTCTGCAACACCTGTGGGCAGCCCCTCTGCGCCCCGTGCCGCGAGGAGACCCACCGTGCCAAGATGTTCGCCCGCCACGAGATTGTCTCCCTCTCCAAGCGCACCAAAGACATCCACAAGAAGTGCC CACTGCACGAGGAGCCCTACATCATGTTCTCCACCGAGAAGAAGTCCATGCTCTGCATCAACTGCTTCAGGGACATGCAGGG GGAGAGCCGAGCGCACTGCATCGACATCGAGACGGCGTACATGCAGGGCTGCCAGCGGCTAGACCAGGCGGTGATG GCCGTGAAGGAGCTGCAGACCTCCACGCGTGAGGCCATCGTCCTCCTCAAGGCCATGATCGAGGAGGTGCGCAACAGTGCCAGCGAGGAGGAGGCGGCCATCAACTCCCTCTTCGGCCGCATGCAG GAACAGCTCTCCGAGAGGAAGAAGGCGCTCCTGAAAGCTGTGCAGAG ccagcacgaggagaaggagaaggcgTTCAAGGAGCAGCTTGCCCACCTCgcctccctgctgcccaccctgcAG GTCCACCTGGTGACCTGCTCGGCATTCCTGAGCTCTGCCAACAAAGCTGAATTCCTGGACCTGGGCTAT CAATTGatggagaggctgcagaggatCGTCAAGCTGCCGCACCGCCTGCGGCCGGCCCAGACCAGCAAG ATTAACAGCGAGTACCGGGCAGAGTTTGCCCGCTGCCTGGAGCCCCTGCTGATGCTCAGCCCCCGTCGCTCCGTGGTGGGCAGCGCCGGCGGCATCGGTCCTGGCATCGCTGGCACGAACAT GCTCCCCGGTGGCCAATGCTCCAAGACCCTCATGGTGCCCAGCTGCCCCCCCACTGGTGATAAAATGTCCACTGGCCCCATCGTGCGGAAGCCGACGATGCACCGGTACATCAGCACCAAGGTCCTGCTGGCTGAGGGGCGCGAAACCCCCTTTGCCGAGCACTGCCGCAACTATGAGAACACCTACCGG ATGCTGCAGACGGAGATCCAAGGCTTGAAGGACCAggtgcaggagctgcaccgTGACCTCACCAAGCACCACTCGCTCATCAAGACAGAGATCATGAGTGAGATCCTGCAGAAGTCCCTGCAGATGGATGTGCAGATCGCAGCTCACTACTCCGCCGTGGAGATGATGCGCAGCGTCTTTGAGGAG GTCTGGGAGGAGACGTACCAGCGGGTGGCAAACGAGCAGGAGATCTACGAAG cccagctccaTGACCTGCTGCAGCTACGGCAGGAGAACAGCTGCCTGACCACCATCACCAAGCAGATCGCGCCCTACGTCCGCTCCATCGCCAAGGTGAAGGAGCGGCTGGAGCCCAG GCTGCAGGAACCCCGGGAGCCCAAGGAGGAACAGGCACAGATGCTGCTCAAGATCTGTGACGACAGCAAAGCGGAGCCAAG GTACCTTCCCTTCCCCAGAGACGCCTTGGCCGGTGGCAAGGAGGGGGCTCCGgccagccctggggagggcTACGTGCCCAGCAGCGACCCCGGAGAGCCCTCCCCAAAAAGCAAACACTGCTGCAGGGGCCAGCAGAAAAGCGGGGCTGAGAGCACCGCCCAGAAAGAGCTTGCACCATAG
- the RNF207 gene encoding RING finger protein 207 isoform X7, protein MAGGIFSPLGSCSELEKANCHPLVCLLCHEPYQHPCLLDCYHNFCASCLRGRASDGRLRCPLCGHPSVVRGGTGLPPVDRLLQFLVDSSADGEEDVQCANCDRRCAKAVRAAGRAGRGPLPGLCPPPATPPATQELDTMYFCNTCGQPLCAPCREETHRAKMFARHEIVSLSKRTKDIHKKCPLHEEPYIMFSTEKKSMLCINCFRDMQGESRAHCIDIETAYMQGCQRLDQAVMAVKELQTSTREAIVLLKAMIEEVRNSASEEEAAINSLFGRMQEQLSERKKALLKAVQSQHEEKEKAFKEQLAHLASLLPTLQVHLVTCSAFLSSANKAEFLDLGYQLMERLQRIVKLPHRLRPAQTSKINSEYRAEFARCLEPLLMLSPRRSVVGSAGGIGPGIAGTNMLPGGQCSKTLMVPSCPPTGDKMSTGPIVRKPTMHRYISTKVLLAEGRETPFAEHCRNYENTYRMLQTEIQGLKDQVQELHRDLTKHHSLIKTEIMSEILQKSLQMDVQIAAHYSAVEMMRSVFEEVWEETYQRVANEQEIYEAQLHDLLQLRQENSCLTTITKQIAPYVRSIAKVKERLEPRLQEPREPKEEQAQMLLKICDDSKAEPRYSSPKK, encoded by the exons ATGGCCGGTGGCATTTTCTCCCCACTGGGGAGCTGCTCGGAGCTGGAGAAGGCCAACTGCCACCCGCTGgtctgcctgctctgccacgAGCCCTACCAGCACCCCTGCCTGCTCGACTGCTACCACAACTTCTGTGCCAGCTGCCTGCGGGGCCGCGCCAGCGACGGCCGCCTGCGCTGCCCACTCTGCGG GCACCCCTCGGTGGTGAGGGGGGGCACGGGGCTGCCCCCCGTGGACCGGCTCCTGCAGTTCCTGGTGGACAGCTCGGCCGACGGCGAGGAGGACGTGCAGTGCGCCAACTGCGACCGGCGCTGCGCCAAGGCGGTGAGggcagcggggcgggcgggcaggggaCCCCTGCCGGGGCTGTGCCCGCCGCCAGCCACCCCCCCCGCCACGCAGGAGCTGGACACCATGTACTTCTGCAACACCTGTGGGCAGCCCCTCTGCGCCCCGTGCCGCGAGGAGACCCACCGTGCCAAGATGTTCGCCCGCCACGAGATTGTCTCCCTCTCCAAGCGCACCAAAGACATCCACAAGAAGTGCC CACTGCACGAGGAGCCCTACATCATGTTCTCCACCGAGAAGAAGTCCATGCTCTGCATCAACTGCTTCAGGGACATGCAGGG GGAGAGCCGAGCGCACTGCATCGACATCGAGACGGCGTACATGCAGGGCTGCCAGCGGCTAGACCAGGCGGTGATG GCCGTGAAGGAGCTGCAGACCTCCACGCGTGAGGCCATCGTCCTCCTCAAGGCCATGATCGAGGAGGTGCGCAACAGTGCCAGCGAGGAGGAGGCGGCCATCAACTCCCTCTTCGGCCGCATGCAG GAACAGCTCTCCGAGAGGAAGAAGGCGCTCCTGAAAGCTGTGCAGAG ccagcacgaggagaaggagaaggcgTTCAAGGAGCAGCTTGCCCACCTCgcctccctgctgcccaccctgcAG GTCCACCTGGTGACCTGCTCGGCATTCCTGAGCTCTGCCAACAAAGCTGAATTCCTGGACCTGGGCTAT CAATTGatggagaggctgcagaggatCGTCAAGCTGCCGCACCGCCTGCGGCCGGCCCAGACCAGCAAG ATTAACAGCGAGTACCGGGCAGAGTTTGCCCGCTGCCTGGAGCCCCTGCTGATGCTCAGCCCCCGTCGCTCCGTGGTGGGCAGCGCCGGCGGCATCGGTCCTGGCATCGCTGGCACGAACAT GCTCCCCGGTGGCCAATGCTCCAAGACCCTCATGGTGCCCAGCTGCCCCCCCACTGGTGATAAAATGTCCACTGGCCCCATCGTGCGGAAGCCGACGATGCACCGGTACATCAGCACCAAGGTCCTGCTGGCTGAGGGGCGCGAAACCCCCTTTGCCGAGCACTGCCGCAACTATGAGAACACCTACCGG ATGCTGCAGACGGAGATCCAAGGCTTGAAGGACCAggtgcaggagctgcaccgTGACCTCACCAAGCACCACTCGCTCATCAAGACAGAGATCATGAGTGAGATCCTGCAGAAGTCCCTGCAGATGGATGTGCAGATCGCAGCTCACTACTCCGCCGTGGAGATGATGCGCAGCGTCTTTGAGGAG GTCTGGGAGGAGACGTACCAGCGGGTGGCAAACGAGCAGGAGATCTACGAAG cccagctccaTGACCTGCTGCAGCTACGGCAGGAGAACAGCTGCCTGACCACCATCACCAAGCAGATCGCGCCCTACGTCCGCTCCATCGCCAAGGTGAAGGAGCGGCTGGAGCCCAG GCTGCAGGAACCCCGGGAGCCCAAGGAGGAACAGGCACAGATGCTGCTCAAGATCTGTGACGACAGCAAAGCGGAGCCAAG GTACTCTTCTCCAAAGAAGTGA
- the RNF207 gene encoding RING finger protein 207 isoform X4 — MAGGIFSPLGSCSELEKANCHPLVCLLCHEPYQHPCLLDCYHNFCASCLRGRASDGRLRCPLCGHPSVVRGGTGLPPVDRLLQFLVDSSADGEEDVQCANCDRRCAKAELDTMYFCNTCGQPLCAPCREETHRAKMFARHEIVSLSKRTKDIHKKCPLHEEPYIMFSTEKKSMLCINCFRDMQGESRAHCIDIETAYMQGCQRLDQAVMAVKELQTSTREAIVLLKAMIEEVRNSASEEEAAINSLFGRMQEQLSERKKALLKAVQSQHEEKEKAFKEQLAHLASLLPTLQVHLVTCSAFLSSANKAEFLDLGYQLMERLQRIVKLPHRLRPAQTSKINSEYRAEFARCLEPLLMLSPRRSVVGSAGGIGPGIAGTNMLPGGQCSKTLMVPSCPPTGDKMSTGPIVRKPTMHRYISTKVLLAEGRETPFAEHCRNYENTYRMLQTEIQGLKDQVQELHRDLTKHHSLIKTEIMSEILQKSLQMDVQIAAHYSAVEMMRSVFEEVWEETYQRVANEQEIYEAQLHDLLQLRQENSCLTTITKQIAPYVRSIAKVKERLEPRLQEPREPKEEQAQMLLKICDDSKAEPRDALAGGKEGAPASPGEGYVPSSDPGEPSPKSKHCCRGQQKSGAESTAQKELAP; from the exons ATGGCCGGTGGCATTTTCTCCCCACTGGGGAGCTGCTCGGAGCTGGAGAAGGCCAACTGCCACCCGCTGgtctgcctgctctgccacgAGCCCTACCAGCACCCCTGCCTGCTCGACTGCTACCACAACTTCTGTGCCAGCTGCCTGCGGGGCCGCGCCAGCGACGGCCGCCTGCGCTGCCCACTCTGCGG GCACCCCTCGGTGGTGAGGGGGGGCACGGGGCTGCCCCCCGTGGACCGGCTCCTGCAGTTCCTGGTGGACAGCTCGGCCGACGGCGAGGAGGACGTGCAGTGCGCCAACTGCGACCGGCGCTGCGCCAAGGCG GAGCTGGACACCATGTACTTCTGCAACACCTGTGGGCAGCCCCTCTGCGCCCCGTGCCGCGAGGAGACCCACCGTGCCAAGATGTTCGCCCGCCACGAGATTGTCTCCCTCTCCAAGCGCACCAAAGACATCCACAAGAAGTGCC CACTGCACGAGGAGCCCTACATCATGTTCTCCACCGAGAAGAAGTCCATGCTCTGCATCAACTGCTTCAGGGACATGCAGGG GGAGAGCCGAGCGCACTGCATCGACATCGAGACGGCGTACATGCAGGGCTGCCAGCGGCTAGACCAGGCGGTGATG GCCGTGAAGGAGCTGCAGACCTCCACGCGTGAGGCCATCGTCCTCCTCAAGGCCATGATCGAGGAGGTGCGCAACAGTGCCAGCGAGGAGGAGGCGGCCATCAACTCCCTCTTCGGCCGCATGCAG GAACAGCTCTCCGAGAGGAAGAAGGCGCTCCTGAAAGCTGTGCAGAG ccagcacgaggagaaggagaaggcgTTCAAGGAGCAGCTTGCCCACCTCgcctccctgctgcccaccctgcAG GTCCACCTGGTGACCTGCTCGGCATTCCTGAGCTCTGCCAACAAAGCTGAATTCCTGGACCTGGGCTAT CAATTGatggagaggctgcagaggatCGTCAAGCTGCCGCACCGCCTGCGGCCGGCCCAGACCAGCAAG ATTAACAGCGAGTACCGGGCAGAGTTTGCCCGCTGCCTGGAGCCCCTGCTGATGCTCAGCCCCCGTCGCTCCGTGGTGGGCAGCGCCGGCGGCATCGGTCCTGGCATCGCTGGCACGAACAT GCTCCCCGGTGGCCAATGCTCCAAGACCCTCATGGTGCCCAGCTGCCCCCCCACTGGTGATAAAATGTCCACTGGCCCCATCGTGCGGAAGCCGACGATGCACCGGTACATCAGCACCAAGGTCCTGCTGGCTGAGGGGCGCGAAACCCCCTTTGCCGAGCACTGCCGCAACTATGAGAACACCTACCGG ATGCTGCAGACGGAGATCCAAGGCTTGAAGGACCAggtgcaggagctgcaccgTGACCTCACCAAGCACCACTCGCTCATCAAGACAGAGATCATGAGTGAGATCCTGCAGAAGTCCCTGCAGATGGATGTGCAGATCGCAGCTCACTACTCCGCCGTGGAGATGATGCGCAGCGTCTTTGAGGAG GTCTGGGAGGAGACGTACCAGCGGGTGGCAAACGAGCAGGAGATCTACGAAG cccagctccaTGACCTGCTGCAGCTACGGCAGGAGAACAGCTGCCTGACCACCATCACCAAGCAGATCGCGCCCTACGTCCGCTCCATCGCCAAGGTGAAGGAGCGGCTGGAGCCCAG GCTGCAGGAACCCCGGGAGCCCAAGGAGGAACAGGCACAGATGCTGCTCAAGATCTGTGACGACAGCAAAGCGGAGCCAAG AGACGCCTTGGCCGGTGGCAAGGAGGGGGCTCCGgccagccctggggagggcTACGTGCCCAGCAGCGACCCCGGAGAGCCCTCCCCAAAAAGCAAACACTGCTGCAGGGGCCAGCAGAAAAGCGGGGCTGAGAGCACCGCCCAGAAAGAGCTTGCACCATAG
- the RNF207 gene encoding RING finger protein 207 isoform X2, whose amino-acid sequence MAGGIFSPLGSCSELEKANCHPLVCLLCHEPYQHPCLLDCYHNFCASCLRGRASDGRLRCPLCGHPSVVRGGTGLPPVDRLLQFLVDSSADGEEDVQCANCDRRCAKAVRAAGRAGRGPLPGLCPPPATPPATQELDTMYFCNTCGQPLCAPCREETHRAKMFARHEIVSLSKRTKDIHKKCPLHEEPYIMFSTEKKSMLCINCFRDMQGESRAHCIDIETAYMQGCQRLDQAVMAVKELQTSTREAIVLLKAMIEEVRNSASEEEAAINSLFGRMQEQLSERKKALLKAVQSQHEEKEKAFKEQLAHLASLLPTLQVHLVTCSAFLSSANKAEFLDLGYQLMERLQRIVKLPHRLRPAQTSKINSEYRAEFARCLEPLLMLSPRRSVVGSAGGIGPGIAGTNMLPGGQCSKTLMVPSCPPTGDKMSTGPIVRKPTMHRYISTKVLLAEGRETPFAEHCRNYENTYRMLQTEIQGLKDQVQELHRDLTKHHSLIKTEIMSEILQKSLQMDVQIAAHYSAVEMMRSVFEEVWEETYQRVANEQEIYEAQLHDLLQLRQENSCLTTITKQIAPYVRSIAKVKERLEPRLQEPREPKEEQAQMLLKICDDSKAEPRDALAGGKEGAPASPGEGYVPSSDPGEPSPKSKHCCRGQQKSGAESTAQKELAP is encoded by the exons ATGGCCGGTGGCATTTTCTCCCCACTGGGGAGCTGCTCGGAGCTGGAGAAGGCCAACTGCCACCCGCTGgtctgcctgctctgccacgAGCCCTACCAGCACCCCTGCCTGCTCGACTGCTACCACAACTTCTGTGCCAGCTGCCTGCGGGGCCGCGCCAGCGACGGCCGCCTGCGCTGCCCACTCTGCGG GCACCCCTCGGTGGTGAGGGGGGGCACGGGGCTGCCCCCCGTGGACCGGCTCCTGCAGTTCCTGGTGGACAGCTCGGCCGACGGCGAGGAGGACGTGCAGTGCGCCAACTGCGACCGGCGCTGCGCCAAGGCGGTGAGggcagcggggcgggcgggcaggggaCCCCTGCCGGGGCTGTGCCCGCCGCCAGCCACCCCCCCCGCCACGCAGGAGCTGGACACCATGTACTTCTGCAACACCTGTGGGCAGCCCCTCTGCGCCCCGTGCCGCGAGGAGACCCACCGTGCCAAGATGTTCGCCCGCCACGAGATTGTCTCCCTCTCCAAGCGCACCAAAGACATCCACAAGAAGTGCC CACTGCACGAGGAGCCCTACATCATGTTCTCCACCGAGAAGAAGTCCATGCTCTGCATCAACTGCTTCAGGGACATGCAGGG GGAGAGCCGAGCGCACTGCATCGACATCGAGACGGCGTACATGCAGGGCTGCCAGCGGCTAGACCAGGCGGTGATG GCCGTGAAGGAGCTGCAGACCTCCACGCGTGAGGCCATCGTCCTCCTCAAGGCCATGATCGAGGAGGTGCGCAACAGTGCCAGCGAGGAGGAGGCGGCCATCAACTCCCTCTTCGGCCGCATGCAG GAACAGCTCTCCGAGAGGAAGAAGGCGCTCCTGAAAGCTGTGCAGAG ccagcacgaggagaaggagaaggcgTTCAAGGAGCAGCTTGCCCACCTCgcctccctgctgcccaccctgcAG GTCCACCTGGTGACCTGCTCGGCATTCCTGAGCTCTGCCAACAAAGCTGAATTCCTGGACCTGGGCTAT CAATTGatggagaggctgcagaggatCGTCAAGCTGCCGCACCGCCTGCGGCCGGCCCAGACCAGCAAG ATTAACAGCGAGTACCGGGCAGAGTTTGCCCGCTGCCTGGAGCCCCTGCTGATGCTCAGCCCCCGTCGCTCCGTGGTGGGCAGCGCCGGCGGCATCGGTCCTGGCATCGCTGGCACGAACAT GCTCCCCGGTGGCCAATGCTCCAAGACCCTCATGGTGCCCAGCTGCCCCCCCACTGGTGATAAAATGTCCACTGGCCCCATCGTGCGGAAGCCGACGATGCACCGGTACATCAGCACCAAGGTCCTGCTGGCTGAGGGGCGCGAAACCCCCTTTGCCGAGCACTGCCGCAACTATGAGAACACCTACCGG ATGCTGCAGACGGAGATCCAAGGCTTGAAGGACCAggtgcaggagctgcaccgTGACCTCACCAAGCACCACTCGCTCATCAAGACAGAGATCATGAGTGAGATCCTGCAGAAGTCCCTGCAGATGGATGTGCAGATCGCAGCTCACTACTCCGCCGTGGAGATGATGCGCAGCGTCTTTGAGGAG GTCTGGGAGGAGACGTACCAGCGGGTGGCAAACGAGCAGGAGATCTACGAAG cccagctccaTGACCTGCTGCAGCTACGGCAGGAGAACAGCTGCCTGACCACCATCACCAAGCAGATCGCGCCCTACGTCCGCTCCATCGCCAAGGTGAAGGAGCGGCTGGAGCCCAG GCTGCAGGAACCCCGGGAGCCCAAGGAGGAACAGGCACAGATGCTGCTCAAGATCTGTGACGACAGCAAAGCGGAGCCAAG AGACGCCTTGGCCGGTGGCAAGGAGGGGGCTCCGgccagccctggggagggcTACGTGCCCAGCAGCGACCCCGGAGAGCCCTCCCCAAAAAGCAAACACTGCTGCAGGGGCCAGCAGAAAAGCGGGGCTGAGAGCACCGCCCAGAAAGAGCTTGCACCATAG